In one Solanum dulcamara chromosome 1, daSolDulc1.2, whole genome shotgun sequence genomic region, the following are encoded:
- the LOC129889305 gene encoding protein LURP-one-related 4-like produces the protein MARIYPQTSSSSYYSSICTSKYVTTKRETFTLWMKSLVFHGNGCAVFDSKGQLVYRIDNYSKKCSKQVHLMDLKGTVLFSLCKKKLSFFGHWNGYKMDEETPCFQVKRNGNLFIGDLNYDVVFGCDTNSYRIFALTGKLGFKIVNKENRIIAEVKQKQSSSAIKFGDDVLSLVVEPYVDHSLVMALVTVYGLIQHML, from the exons ATGGCAAGAATTTATCCACAAACatcatcttcttcttattattcttcTATTTGTACAAGTAAATATGTGACAACAAAAAGAGAAACATTTACTTTATGGATGAAATCACTAGTATTCCATGGAAATGGATGTGCTGTTTTTGACTCAAAAGGTCAACTTGTTTATAGAATTGACAATTATAGCAAAAAATGTAGCAAACAAGTTCATCTCATGGACCTTAAAGGAACGGTTCTCTTTTCTCTTTGTAAAAAG aaattgTCATTTTTTGGACACTGGAATGGCTATAAGATGGATGAGGAGACaccatgttttcaagtgaaaagAAATGGCAATTTATTCATAGGAGACTTAAACTATGATGTTGTTTTTGGATGTGATACAAACAGCTATAGGATTTTTGCTTTAACAGGGAAACTAGGTTTCAAGATTGTCAACAAAGAAAACAGAATTATTGCAGAG GTAAAGCAAAAGCAATCATCATCAGCAATAAAGTTTGGGGATGATGTATTAAGTCTAGTGGTGGAGCCTTATGTTGATCACTCACTTGTGATGGCTCTTGTGACTGTTTATGGTTTAATCCAACATATGTTGTAA